From Campylobacter upsaliensis, the proteins below share one genomic window:
- the argF gene encoding ornithine carbamoyltransferase: MRHFLSLKDFSKEEILALVNHAKVLKQKSEKLLIDKTLAMIFEKNSTRTRMAFELAITELGGKALFLNANDLQLSRGEPLKDTARVIGSMVDFVMLRVNHHASLEEFAKYSKAPVINALSDLYHPTQILGDLLTMQEYQKEGQIAFVGDSNNMCNSWLIAASILGYELSIALPKNYHIRPEILEFAKENAKKSGAKITLTNDKFEAIKDKEVVITDTWISMGEEEQKEQKIKDFEGFIIDKEAMSVAKKDAILLHCLPAYRGYEVSEELFELHSEVIFEEARNRLFVVKALLCFLEREK, translated from the coding sequence TTTTTAAGCTTAAAGGATTTTAGCAAGGAAGAAATTTTAGCCCTTGTTAATCACGCTAAAGTTTTAAAGCAAAAGTCTGAAAAACTTTTGATAGATAAAACTTTAGCGATGATTTTTGAAAAAAATTCCACACGCACTAGAATGGCTTTTGAATTAGCCATTACAGAGCTTGGTGGCAAGGCTTTATTTTTAAATGCTAATGATTTGCAGCTTAGTAGAGGAGAACCACTTAAGGATACGGCGAGAGTTATAGGCTCTATGGTCGATTTTGTAATGCTTAGGGTTAATCACCACGCAAGTTTGGAGGAATTTGCTAAATACTCAAAAGCTCCTGTGATTAATGCTTTGAGTGATTTATACCACCCTACGCAAATTTTAGGCGACTTGCTAACTATGCAAGAATATCAAAAAGAAGGTCAAATAGCCTTTGTAGGAGATAGTAATAATATGTGTAATTCTTGGCTTATCGCCGCTTCAATACTAGGCTATGAATTAAGCATTGCTTTACCTAAAAATTATCACATTCGCCCTGAAATTTTGGAATTTGCAAAAGAAAATGCAAAAAAAAGTGGAGCGAAAATCACTCTTACAAACGATAAATTCGAGGCTATTAAAGATAAGGAAGTGGTGATTACAGATACTTGGATTTCTATGGGTGAAGAGGAGCAAAAAGAGCAGAAAATCAAAGATTTTGAGGGCTTTATCATCGATAAAGAGGCGATGAGTGTGGCGAAAAAAGATGCGATTTTACTCCATTGCTTACCCGCTTATAGGGGCTATGAGGTGAGTGAAGAGCTTTTTGAGTTACACAGCGAGGTGATTTTTGAGGAGGCGAGAAACCGCCTTTTTGTTGTAAAAGCTTTATTGTGTTTTTTGGAGAGAGAAAAATGA